In Anseongella ginsenosidimutans, one genomic interval encodes:
- a CDS encoding NUDIX domain-containing protein gives MDVDKNPWKILGRKEVYDNPWIKLTEYAVLNPAGNQGIYGKVSFKNTAIGILPLDEQGNTWLVGQYRFPLGQWSWEIPEGGGMLGTDPVEAARRELLEETGLKARNMQELLRMHLSNSVSDEFSITYLATGLTQHAPEPEETEQLIIKELPFEEAVEQVMSGIITDSMSVAAILKVKLLLDKGMLP, from the coding sequence ATGGACGTTGATAAGAATCCCTGGAAAATACTTGGCCGGAAAGAAGTTTACGACAATCCCTGGATAAAATTAACGGAATACGCGGTATTGAATCCCGCCGGAAACCAGGGAATCTACGGAAAAGTTTCCTTTAAAAATACGGCAATTGGCATTCTGCCCCTGGATGAACAAGGAAATACCTGGCTGGTAGGTCAATACCGCTTCCCCCTTGGGCAGTGGAGCTGGGAAATTCCCGAAGGCGGGGGCATGCTGGGCACTGACCCGGTGGAAGCGGCCCGCAGGGAGCTGCTCGAAGAGACTGGCCTGAAGGCACGGAATATGCAGGAATTGCTCCGAATGCACCTCTCCAATTCTGTTTCGGATGAGTTTTCCATTACTTACCTGGCCACCGGCCTGACGCAGCACGCACCGGAGCCGGAAGAAACCGAGCAGCTGATCATAAAAGAGCTTCCTTTTGAAGAAGCAGTTGAGCAGGTAATGTCCGGCATCATTACCGACTCTATGTCTGTGGCCGCCATTTTGAAGGTGAAACTATTATTGGATAAGGGAATGCTGCCATGA
- a CDS encoding lysophospholipid acyltransferase family protein — MKMLLEYILSLIYYVWFGLVFLGFHVAGLIAYRNRNRISLLRTKEYFSLFIIKGLLILNNRVKFTNTHRLPQGRPLLIVTNHQSIYDIPPIVWNLRRHHPLFVAKKELSRGVPFVSFVLRHSGAALIDRGNSRQAIKAIAEMARVVQQERLSMVIFPEGTRSKDGRLKTFAWKGLATMLHYCPDALIVPIAINNTWKLHRNKGFAISSGNKLTWKVLPPIEPAGRNAEELAEALHAQIAKEIS; from the coding sequence ATGAAAATGCTGTTGGAATACATACTTTCCCTTATTTATTACGTCTGGTTCGGGCTGGTATTCCTTGGCTTCCACGTGGCCGGACTTATCGCCTATCGTAACAGAAACCGGATTTCCTTGCTGCGAACAAAGGAATATTTCAGCCTGTTTATTATAAAAGGCTTGCTGATCCTGAACAACCGGGTTAAATTCACGAATACGCATCGCCTTCCTCAGGGCCGCCCGCTGCTTATCGTGACCAATCATCAAAGTATTTATGATATTCCGCCTATTGTCTGGAATCTTCGCCGCCATCACCCGCTCTTCGTGGCCAAAAAAGAATTGAGCCGGGGAGTTCCCTTTGTTTCCTTTGTGCTTCGCCATTCCGGGGCCGCCCTGATTGACCGGGGCAACAGCCGGCAGGCGATAAAAGCCATTGCAGAAATGGCCAGGGTAGTTCAGCAGGAACGCCTTTCTATGGTAATCTTCCCCGAAGGCACCCGCAGCAAAGACGGCCGCCTGAAAACCTTTGCCTGGAAAGGACTTGCCACTATGCTCCATTATTGCCCGGATGCGCTTATTGTCCCTATTGCCATTAACAATACCTGGAAACTTCATCGAAATAAAGGCTTCGCTATTTCGAGCGGCAATAAGCTTACCTGGAAAGTACTTCCTCCCATCGAACCAGCAGGCCGCAATGCAGAAGAACTGGCTGAAGCACTCCACGCGCAGATTGCCAAGGAAATTTCATAA
- a CDS encoding BlaI/MecI/CopY family transcriptional regulator: MEKLTRKEEEIMQVVWQLGKCFVKEVIERLPEPKPHYNTVSTIIRNMEEKGYIGHRDFGGSHQYYPAIAREDYRKNFMTGVIDNFFDNSYKNVVSYFAREEKISVEELQEIIRMIKEKKKK, encoded by the coding sequence ATGGAAAAATTAACGCGCAAAGAAGAAGAGATCATGCAGGTGGTCTGGCAACTAGGCAAATGTTTTGTGAAAGAAGTCATTGAGCGCCTGCCCGAACCGAAGCCGCATTATAATACCGTGTCTACGATCATTCGTAACATGGAAGAAAAAGGCTATATCGGCCATCGCGACTTCGGTGGCTCTCATCAATATTACCCGGCAATCGCCCGCGAAGATTACCGGAAAAATTTCATGACCGGGGTCATCGATAATTTCTTTGATAATTCCTATAAGAACGTGGTTTCCTATTTCGCCCGCGAAGAAAAGATCAGTGTGGAGGAACTGCAGGAAATTATCAGGATGATCAAAGAAAAAAAGAAAAAATGA
- a CDS encoding M56 family metallopeptidase produces MMEYFINYLLQVALSLALLHGIYRLFVRTETFHRLNRWVLMGSLLLSALLPAISIPAIGQQTAGIMDGFSYFLLPVVVSAEGPGTAAENLRTASLPGFWQLAGMVYITVSGILLFRLLFQLAGISRLILCSDRVPQDGYYLVISKKVHTPFSFFRYIFLNPKDLGAAGSRQILDHEEVHSRQLHSVDNLLAELYALIFWFSPVSWWHKREILLNLEYLADNGALEKGCEPGDYQLQLLKASLRDTRFALANHFAQSIIKRRIKMMNTEKSPLRRAWKYLLLIPAAAAALLLLNCTGEFEQEKTGGPDTETGREGSISESLVTPDTSHQNGTGYNFAEVDKKPVFPGGNDKILEYVGENFTYPAAAREAGIEGTVYVMFTIMADGSVNNVKAVRGEDLGGGLAEEAVRVVKSMPAWTPAEQKGKKVAVSYTLPVFCRLSTTPKRLSKDDPDNIYSFAIVNKKPQFPGGNDKIMSYIGENFLYPSEALEKDIQGSVYIQFMIEKDGSISNVKCVRGQSLGGGLAEEGVRVVSSMPAWTPGEHKGEKVAVSYTLPIFASVQK; encoded by the coding sequence ATGATGGAATACTTTATCAATTACCTGTTGCAGGTCGCCCTTAGCCTTGCTTTGCTGCACGGAATTTACCGCCTGTTCGTCCGCACGGAAACTTTTCACCGGTTAAACCGCTGGGTGCTGATGGGAAGTTTGCTGCTTTCGGCGTTGTTGCCGGCAATATCCATTCCGGCCATAGGCCAGCAAACCGCCGGCATAATGGATGGCTTTTCTTATTTCTTACTGCCCGTGGTAGTGAGTGCGGAAGGACCCGGGACTGCTGCCGAAAACCTGCGGACAGCCAGCCTTCCCGGCTTCTGGCAACTGGCGGGAATGGTTTATATCACGGTTAGCGGAATTCTCCTGTTCCGCCTGCTTTTTCAGCTGGCAGGCATTTCCCGGCTGATCCTTTGCAGCGACCGCGTACCGCAGGACGGGTATTACCTGGTGATTTCGAAAAAAGTGCATACCCCCTTTTCCTTCTTCCGGTATATCTTCCTGAACCCGAAAGACCTGGGCGCCGCCGGAAGCCGGCAAATACTCGACCATGAGGAAGTGCATTCCAGGCAGCTTCATAGCGTTGACAATCTCCTGGCAGAATTATATGCGCTGATTTTCTGGTTCAGCCCCGTGAGCTGGTGGCACAAACGGGAAATTCTGCTCAACCTGGAGTACCTGGCAGATAACGGTGCGCTGGAAAAGGGATGCGAACCGGGCGATTACCAGCTCCAGCTCTTAAAGGCAAGCCTGAGGGACACCCGCTTCGCCCTGGCCAACCACTTTGCCCAGTCAATCATTAAAAGAAGAATAAAAATGATGAATACTGAAAAATCGCCGTTAAGGAGGGCCTGGAAATACCTGCTCCTGATCCCGGCTGCAGCGGCTGCGCTCTTGCTACTGAATTGTACCGGCGAATTCGAACAGGAGAAAACTGGCGGACCGGACACGGAAACCGGCCGGGAAGGCTCTATTTCCGAATCGCTTGTCACTCCCGATACCAGCCATCAGAATGGCACAGGCTATAATTTTGCGGAAGTAGATAAAAAACCCGTATTCCCGGGCGGAAATGATAAGATCCTGGAATATGTCGGCGAAAACTTCACTTATCCCGCGGCGGCAAGGGAAGCAGGAATTGAAGGTACGGTTTACGTAATGTTCACTATTATGGCTGACGGCAGCGTGAATAATGTAAAAGCGGTCCGCGGCGAAGACCTTGGCGGCGGCCTTGCCGAAGAAGCCGTCCGGGTGGTGAAGTCCATGCCTGCCTGGACCCCGGCGGAACAAAAAGGTAAAAAAGTAGCGGTCAGCTATACGTTGCCTGTCTTTTGCCGGCTGTCAACGACACCGAAACGATTAAGTAAAGACGATCCGGATAATATATATTCTTTTGCCATTGTCAATAAAAAGCCGCAGTTCCCCGGAGGAAATGATAAGATTATGAGTTACATCGGCGAAAATTTCCTTTATCCTTCTGAAGCACTGGAAAAAGATATCCAGGGCAGTGTATATATTCAGTTCATGATCGAAAAAGATGGGAGCATCAGCAATGTAAAATGTGTTCGCGGGCAAAGCCTTGGGGGCGGCCTTGCCGAAGAAGGGGTCCGGGTGGTAAGCTCCATGCCTGCCTGGACGCCAGGGGAACATAAAGGAGAAAAAGTAGCGGTCAGCTATACGCTTCCCATTTTTGCCAGTGTGCAAAAGTAA
- a CDS encoding BlaI/MecI/CopY family transcriptional regulator, producing MNQKELTKAEEQVMQILWKIRKGFVKDILEEVPQPKPAYTTLSTIIRILEKKGFVAYRAYGKTHEYYPLISEETYKKFITEKLVSSYFGNSFKSLVSFFVEEKNLSLKEADEIIRIIEANKGQK from the coding sequence ATGAATCAAAAAGAGCTTACAAAGGCCGAAGAACAGGTAATGCAGATACTCTGGAAGATCAGGAAAGGATTTGTAAAGGACATCCTGGAGGAGGTTCCGCAACCAAAGCCGGCTTATACCACACTTTCAACCATTATCCGGATACTGGAAAAAAAGGGATTTGTCGCTTACCGGGCTTACGGGAAAACACACGAATACTATCCCCTTATTTCCGAAGAAACCTATAAAAAATTCATCACCGAAAAGCTGGTCAGCAGCTATTTCGGCAATTCTTTCAAAAGCCTGGTTTCTTTTTTCGTGGAAGAAAAAAATCTCAGCCTGAAGGAGGCAGACGAGATCATTCGCATAATTGAAGCAAACAAGGGGCAAAAGTAA
- a CDS encoding M56 family metallopeptidase produces the protein MDYYINVNIAVALIYGFYHLALRRSAYFWANRAFLLSGLGLAFIIPALNLQPGSFSGLLPDLSFPDPVLQPAFSPVYEHAVNARPAPVSIVAEQAAASSFLSVWEWIVLAYCFISGLFLLKIFVFTHQLLQIYRKSRVIRYDGCRLVLLENSREPAFSFFSLIFINSTDLQRTDNWILRHEIIHVKQLHSLDILLSEIVKALLWINPFVYLYQRALRSVNEYVADAIVPEDEKSDYARLMYDYSFRNTPLSLKSSFFNKNILKRRITMLYQKKTRKMRVAYVLVIPFTALLLAFTTGESRKPVISLTGESHKPETAEPGTNQTASGLITVSGTVTDLMNHTIAGASIFVKGTPQGTSTDLKGNFELRNIPSDAELQFSMIGYQTELITLQNNRTVNIRLQRKRERLDNMVINGFISSKDEGKPEAKPEPSPAPEGTVYNFASIEKMPAFPGGKEKLISHIGRQFQYPAEARKKMVEGLVEVGFIVDEEGNVTHAEILRGIGSGCDEEALRVIKTLPKWEPGEQNGVKVAVYYVLPIKLNLN, from the coding sequence ATGGACTACTACATAAACGTAAATATCGCGGTGGCATTGATTTATGGCTTCTATCACCTGGCGCTGAGGCGCTCCGCCTATTTTTGGGCAAACCGCGCGTTTTTGCTTTCCGGCCTCGGGCTCGCTTTTATTATACCTGCATTAAATTTACAACCTGGAAGTTTCTCCGGCCTGCTTCCGGACCTTTCTTTCCCGGACCCGGTTCTGCAGCCGGCTTTTTCACCTGTGTACGAACATGCGGTAAATGCAAGACCAGCTCCTGTTTCCATTGTGGCAGAGCAGGCAGCAGCTTCGTCGTTCCTGTCCGTTTGGGAATGGATAGTACTCGCCTACTGTTTCATTTCCGGCCTGTTCCTGCTGAAGATCTTCGTTTTTACTCATCAGCTGTTACAGATTTACCGGAAGAGCCGGGTTATAAGATACGACGGTTGCCGGCTGGTATTGCTGGAAAACAGCCGCGAACCTGCGTTCTCCTTTTTCTCGCTTATTTTCATCAATTCCACCGACCTTCAGCGGACCGACAATTGGATTTTGCGGCATGAGATCATCCATGTGAAACAATTGCACAGCCTTGATATCCTCTTATCGGAAATTGTGAAGGCGCTCCTGTGGATCAATCCGTTTGTTTACCTGTACCAGCGCGCATTGCGTTCGGTTAATGAATATGTCGCGGACGCCATCGTACCCGAAGATGAGAAGAGCGATTATGCCAGGCTGATGTATGACTATTCCTTCCGGAACACCCCTCTGTCCCTGAAAAGTTCATTTTTCAATAAAAACATATTAAAAAGGAGGATAACCATGTTATATCAAAAGAAAACCCGGAAAATGCGAGTTGCCTATGTACTCGTGATCCCTTTCACCGCGCTGCTACTTGCCTTCACTACGGGAGAAAGCCGGAAACCAGTAATCTCGCTGACCGGCGAGTCCCATAAGCCGGAAACCGCAGAACCCGGAACCAATCAAACTGCATCCGGCCTCATTACCGTTTCAGGTACTGTCACAGATCTTATGAACCATACAATTGCCGGAGCTTCCATTTTTGTAAAAGGAACGCCCCAGGGCACTTCAACGGACTTAAAGGGAAATTTTGAACTCCGGAACATCCCTTCCGACGCCGAGTTGCAATTCAGCATGATCGGCTATCAAACCGAATTGATCACGCTCCAGAACAATCGTACGGTAAACATACGGCTGCAACGAAAACGCGAACGCCTCGATAATATGGTCATTAACGGCTTTATTTCTTCCAAGGACGAAGGGAAGCCGGAAGCTAAACCCGAACCATCTCCGGCCCCCGAAGGCACTGTTTATAATTTTGCTTCCATAGAAAAAATGCCGGCCTTTCCCGGGGGAAAAGAAAAGCTGATATCTCATATAGGAAGGCAGTTCCAGTATCCTGCAGAAGCCCGGAAGAAGATGGTGGAAGGCTTGGTTGAAGTCGGCTTTATCGTGGATGAAGAGGGCAATGTGACTCATGCGGAAATACTAAGAGGCATCGGGAGCGGCTGCGATGAAGAAGCCCTGCGGGTGATCAAAACCCTTCCTAAGTGGGAACCCGGCGAACAAAACGGCGTAAAAGTTGCCGTCTATTATGTGTTGCCGATAAAACTAAATTTGAATTGA
- a CDS encoding ATP-binding protein, whose translation MSTIQRDILDEAKLLLSQFRALCIIGPRQSGKTTLSRLLFKQKQYVSLENPSVQIAAEQDTQAFLQQFPNGAVLDEVQRVPHIFRYLQGILDDNKSRGQFILTGSNNFLLQEQISQSLAGRAGYLQLLPLSYLELSAAGLTKDNIYKHILAGGYPEIWDQDLIPDKWMSSYVQTYIQRDVRLLRNITNLGDFTRFIMLCATRAGQLINREEMARAIGVDTKTIQAWLGILESSYIIYLLQPWYNNMNKRIVKSPKLYFYDTGLLCHLLGIQSQAALSNHQYYGSIFENWIITEIKKNRFNQGINEGMYFYRDSTGNEVDLLMEKQGNYLPVEIKSSKKVNTSMFSGLRFWLKNNPGAHSLLIYGGEAPVSLSDQLQAISWKEIGEL comes from the coding sequence ATGAGTACTATACAAAGGGATATACTGGACGAGGCAAAATTACTATTAAGCCAGTTTCGGGCCTTATGTATCATAGGTCCGCGTCAAAGCGGAAAAACAACGCTTTCAAGATTGCTTTTCAAACAAAAGCAATATGTAAGCCTTGAAAATCCTTCTGTCCAAATTGCTGCAGAACAGGACACTCAAGCTTTTCTGCAGCAATTTCCAAACGGGGCTGTATTAGACGAGGTACAACGCGTTCCGCACATCTTCCGTTATTTGCAGGGAATTCTTGATGACAATAAGAGCCGGGGACAATTCATTCTAACCGGTTCTAACAATTTCCTACTACAGGAACAAATCTCCCAGTCATTAGCAGGCCGTGCCGGGTACTTGCAATTATTACCCTTGTCGTATTTGGAGTTGAGCGCGGCCGGGCTGACCAAGGATAACATTTACAAACATATCCTTGCAGGAGGCTATCCTGAAATATGGGACCAGGATTTAATACCTGATAAATGGATGAGTTCCTATGTCCAAACTTATATACAACGGGATGTTCGATTACTACGAAATATAACCAACCTGGGGGATTTTACGCGTTTTATAATGCTTTGCGCAACACGGGCAGGGCAGCTGATCAACCGGGAAGAAATGGCCCGCGCAATTGGAGTGGATACCAAAACAATACAAGCCTGGCTAGGAATATTAGAAAGCAGTTATATTATTTACCTGCTGCAGCCCTGGTACAATAACATGAATAAACGGATAGTGAAAAGTCCAAAGCTGTATTTTTACGACACAGGATTGCTCTGCCATTTACTGGGTATTCAATCCCAGGCGGCACTTTCAAACCATCAGTATTACGGAAGCATATTTGAAAATTGGATTATAACGGAGATTAAGAAGAACCGGTTTAATCAAGGCATCAATGAAGGGATGTATTTTTACCGCGACAGTACTGGTAACGAGGTAGACCTTTTGATGGAGAAACAGGGCAATTACCTGCCTGTTGAAATCAAATCAAGTAAGAAAGTAAACACATCGATGTTTAGCGGCCTGAGATTTTGGTTAAAAAACAATCCTGGCGCTCATAGTTTACTGATTTATGGCGGAGAGGCTCCCGTATCGCTTTCTGATCAGCTGCAGGCAATCAGCTGGAAAGAGATAGGGGAGCTTTAG
- a CDS encoding M28 family metallopeptidase, producing MKTAVRIIFRVFPAALLFSGALLLSAAVYTARAQTVSIDRDPQIADMVKAVSADHLRQLVQELAGFGTRHTLSDTTSDSRGIGAARRWIKAELERYARESGGRLMVEYDSYVQEGGIRRVEKATEIKNVIAILPGVDTADKRVFIVSGHYDSRNSDVSDAVSDAPGANDDCSGTAAVMEMARIMSKHRFKATIIFACVAGEEQGLLGSGHLAARAKQEGWQVAGMITNDIVGNSQGSGTLLRDNTRVRVFSEGIPVAAGEKEIARIRQLGMENDSPSRQLARYLKELGERYVDHLEIMLIYRPDRFLRGGDHLPFSREGFPAIRVTEMNEHFRYQHQDVRTENGLEYGDLVQHVDFEYLRKVTAMNMASLANLAASPGPPEQVQIIMEGLSNETVLAWKAPQSQDPTLSYYVLIRETSSPVWQKKIRVPATRVRLPYSKDNYFFAVQAVDAAGHESLPVFPLPAQAE from the coding sequence ATGAAAACAGCAGTACGAATAATTTTTCGCGTTTTTCCCGCCGCGCTTCTTTTTTCAGGCGCGCTTCTTTTGTCAGCCGCGGTTTATACAGCGCGGGCTCAAACCGTTTCCATAGACCGGGACCCGCAAATAGCGGACATGGTAAAGGCGGTTTCTGCGGACCATTTAAGGCAGCTGGTGCAGGAACTGGCCGGCTTCGGCACGAGGCATACGCTTAGCGATACCACCAGCGACAGTCGCGGTATAGGAGCTGCCAGGCGCTGGATCAAAGCGGAACTGGAACGTTATGCGCGGGAATCAGGCGGAAGGTTGATGGTGGAATATGATTCCTATGTGCAGGAAGGCGGTATCCGAAGAGTAGAAAAAGCTACGGAAATAAAGAACGTCATTGCTATTCTGCCGGGTGTGGATACTGCCGACAAGCGGGTGTTCATCGTCAGCGGCCATTACGATTCCAGGAATTCAGACGTCAGCGACGCCGTATCAGACGCCCCCGGCGCAAATGACGACTGCTCAGGCACCGCGGCGGTCATGGAAATGGCGCGGATCATGAGCAAACATCGTTTTAAGGCCACTATTATTTTTGCCTGCGTTGCCGGAGAAGAACAGGGCCTGCTGGGCTCCGGTCACCTGGCTGCCCGCGCGAAGCAGGAAGGGTGGCAGGTGGCCGGCATGATCACCAACGATATCGTAGGCAACAGCCAGGGCAGCGGCACCCTGTTGCGCGACAATACCCGGGTACGCGTTTTCAGCGAAGGGATACCTGTGGCCGCCGGTGAAAAGGAGATCGCCCGGATCCGGCAGCTGGGCATGGAAAACGACAGCCCTTCCCGCCAGCTTGCCCGTTACCTCAAAGAGCTTGGCGAGCGCTATGTGGACCACCTGGAAATTATGCTGATCTACCGGCCCGACCGTTTCCTGCGCGGAGGTGACCACCTTCCATTCAGCAGAGAAGGCTTCCCGGCCATAAGGGTCACTGAAATGAATGAACATTTCCGCTACCAGCACCAGGATGTACGCACAGAAAACGGCCTGGAATACGGGGACCTGGTACAGCATGTCGATTTCGAATACCTCCGCAAGGTTACCGCTATGAATATGGCCAGCCTCGCCAACCTGGCTGCGTCACCCGGCCCGCCTGAGCAAGTGCAGATAATAATGGAAGGCCTCAGCAACGAAACGGTCCTGGCCTGGAAAGCCCCGCAGTCGCAGGATCCCACCCTAAGTTACTATGTCCTGATCCGTGAAACCTCAAGCCCCGTATGGCAGAAGAAGATCCGTGTACCGGCAACCAGGGTCCGCCTTCCATATTCAAAAGACAATTACTTTTTTGCTGTCCAGGCTGTCGATGCAGCCGGGCATGAAAGCCTGCCCGTATTCCCGCTGCCCGCCCAGGCGGAATAA
- a CDS encoding glycosyl hydrolase family 18 protein → MKKLLLFMAALFSFPAVQAQDFRIIAYTTAWSELNPDSIRYDLLSHINYSFLVPASDGSLEPLENPSHLQALVKNAHENNVEVFISIGGWDLGDGGGVDTRFELLAADPASRSAFIGNVVNFVETYQLDGVDMDWEYPDARTNSGQTKPSSEHFYELMLELDAALDQTGKQLTMAVVGANPRIGAGIPSKVFEVVDWVNIMAYDKPGGGHHSSYEHAVECLDYWRNKRGLPKEKAVLGLPFYGKYPGTDYKVLVKMDPDAPQKDQVNDILYNGPATMQAKTRLARERASGVMFWELSQDVRDPEISLLKAINEEVKKVSSGTVK, encoded by the coding sequence ATGAAGAAGCTGCTGCTATTCATGGCTGCCCTGTTCAGCTTCCCGGCAGTACAGGCGCAGGATTTCCGGATTATTGCTTATACGACTGCCTGGAGCGAACTGAATCCTGACAGTATCCGTTACGACCTGCTTAGCCATATTAATTATTCTTTTCTTGTCCCGGCCTCGGACGGGAGCCTGGAACCGCTTGAAAATCCCTCCCATTTGCAGGCCCTTGTGAAGAATGCCCACGAAAATAATGTTGAAGTATTTATTTCTATTGGCGGATGGGATCTGGGGGACGGCGGAGGGGTGGACACCCGTTTTGAACTGCTGGCAGCTGATCCGGCAAGCCGCAGCGCTTTTATCGGGAACGTGGTGAATTTTGTCGAAACTTACCAGCTGGATGGCGTGGATATGGATTGGGAATACCCTGATGCCCGCACTAATTCAGGGCAGACAAAGCCTTCTTCGGAACATTTTTACGAGTTAATGCTGGAACTGGATGCCGCGCTTGATCAAACCGGCAAGCAGCTGACCATGGCTGTGGTAGGCGCTAACCCGCGAATAGGAGCCGGTATACCCTCAAAGGTGTTCGAGGTGGTCGACTGGGTGAACATCATGGCTTATGATAAACCTGGCGGAGGGCATCATTCCTCCTATGAACACGCGGTGGAATGCCTCGACTACTGGCGAAATAAAAGGGGGCTTCCGAAAGAGAAAGCCGTGCTGGGCCTGCCTTTTTACGGCAAATACCCGGGAACCGATTACAAAGTTCTTGTAAAAATGGATCCGGATGCACCTCAAAAAGACCAGGTGAATGATATTCTGTACAACGGACCGGCTACGATGCAAGCCAAAACCCGGCTTGCCCGTGAACGCGCTTCCGGCGTTATGTTCTGGGAACTTTCCCAGGATGTCCGTGATCCGGAAATATCCCTTTTGAAGGCCATCAATGAAGAAGTGAAGAAGGTCTCTTCCGGAACAGTCAAATGA
- a CDS encoding succinate dehydrogenase/fumarate reductase iron-sulfur subunit, whose amino-acid sequence MNLTLKVWRQKNREAKGSFETHQVSGISPDMSFLEMFDVLNEKLINEGKEPIAFDHDCREGICGTCSMFINGRPHGPKRGVTTCQLHMRSFRDGDTVVVEPWRAGAFPVIKDLVVDRSAFDRIIASGGFISVNTGNAQDANSLPIAKEDADDAFDAAACIGCGACVAACKNASAMLFVSAKMSQLAHLPQGQPERQRRALAMVAQMDKEGFGNCTNTYACEAECPKLISVANIALMNREYTAASAKSEE is encoded by the coding sequence ATGAATCTGACCCTGAAAGTTTGGCGTCAGAAAAACAGGGAAGCCAAAGGAAGTTTTGAGACGCACCAGGTGAGCGGCATCTCACCCGATATGTCCTTCCTGGAAATGTTCGATGTGTTGAACGAGAAGCTGATCAACGAAGGAAAGGAACCGATTGCGTTTGATCACGATTGCCGCGAAGGTATCTGCGGTACCTGTTCCATGTTCATTAACGGCCGGCCGCACGGCCCCAAGCGGGGTGTTACCACCTGCCAGCTGCATATGCGCTCTTTCCGGGACGGGGACACGGTAGTAGTGGAACCCTGGAGAGCCGGCGCCTTTCCGGTCATCAAAGATTTGGTCGTGGACCGCTCGGCCTTTGACCGCATCATTGCCTCCGGCGGTTTTATTTCCGTAAATACCGGTAATGCCCAGGATGCCAACAGCCTGCCTATTGCCAAAGAGGATGCCGACGATGCGTTTGACGCCGCTGCCTGCATCGGCTGCGGAGCCTGCGTGGCCGCCTGCAAAAATGCTTCCGCCATGCTTTTTGTTTCCGCAAAAATGTCACAATTGGCCCATTTGCCGCAAGGTCAGCCTGAACGCCAGCGCCGCGCCCTGGCCATGGTCGCTCAAATGGATAAGGAAGGATTCGGCAACTGCACCAATACCTACGCCTGCGAAGCAGAATGCCCCAAGCTTATTTCAGTAGCCAATATCGCCCTGATGAACCGGGAATACACCGCCGCGAGCGCCAAATCTGAAGAATAA